One window of Camelina sativa cultivar DH55 chromosome 4, Cs, whole genome shotgun sequence genomic DNA carries:
- the LOC104779419 gene encoding auxin-responsive protein IAA32-like isoform X2 has translation MDPNTPADFFQGSSKFHTYYSHTKKGGGVIDLGLSLRTIQHETYLPSGQSVDGYGDLIDWSQTRYSSNTQLKSEETRNRRLSEEYYNDEKESRRKLNYVKVNLDGLVVGRKVCLLSQGNYSTLALQLDDMFGMQTTVSGLRLFQTESEFSLVYRDMEGIWRNVGDVPWKEFVESVDRMRIARRNHVLPPF, from the exons ATGGACCCAAACACACCTGCAGACTTCTTCCAAGGATCTTCCAAGTTTCACACATATTACTCACATACCAAGAAGGGTGGTGGGGTAATCGATCTAGGTCTCAGCCTTAGGACCATACAACATGAAACTTACCTCCCATCGGGACAAA GTGTTGACGGGTATGGAGATCTCATAGACTGGTCGCAGACCAGATATAGCAGCAATACACAGCTGAAGAGTGAGGAAACTAGAAACCGAAGACTTTCTGAAGAATATTACAATGATGAAAAAGAGAGCAGAAGAAAATTGAATTATGTAAAGGTAAATCTAGATGGCCTAGTGGTGGGCCGCAAGGTTTGCCTTCTTAGTCAAGGAAATTACTCAACTCTTGCTCTTCAGCTTGACGATATGTTTG GGATGCAGACCACCGTGTCAGGACTGAGGCTGTTCCAGACTGAGTCTGAGTTCTCTTTGGTCTACAGAGACATGGAAGGTATCTGGAGGAATGTTGGGGACGTTCCATGGAA AGAGTTTGTCGAAAGCGTGGATCGGATGAGAATTGCAAGAAGAAACCATGTTCTTCCTCCCTTTTAA
- the LOC104779419 gene encoding auxin-responsive protein IAA32-like isoform X1, whose amino-acid sequence MDPNTPADFFQGSSKFHTYYSHTKKGGGVIDLGLSLRTIQHETYLPSGQMIGVDGYGDLIDWSQTRYSSNTQLKSEETRNRRLSEEYYNDEKESRRKLNYVKVNLDGLVVGRKVCLLSQGNYSTLALQLDDMFGMQTTVSGLRLFQTESEFSLVYRDMEGIWRNVGDVPWKEFVESVDRMRIARRNHVLPPF is encoded by the exons ATGGACCCAAACACACCTGCAGACTTCTTCCAAGGATCTTCCAAGTTTCACACATATTACTCACATACCAAGAAGGGTGGTGGGGTAATCGATCTAGGTCTCAGCCTTAGGACCATACAACATGAAACTTACCTCCCATCGGGACAAA TGATAGGTGTTGACGGGTATGGAGATCTCATAGACTGGTCGCAGACCAGATATAGCAGCAATACACAGCTGAAGAGTGAGGAAACTAGAAACCGAAGACTTTCTGAAGAATATTACAATGATGAAAAAGAGAGCAGAAGAAAATTGAATTATGTAAAGGTAAATCTAGATGGCCTAGTGGTGGGCCGCAAGGTTTGCCTTCTTAGTCAAGGAAATTACTCAACTCTTGCTCTTCAGCTTGACGATATGTTTG GGATGCAGACCACCGTGTCAGGACTGAGGCTGTTCCAGACTGAGTCTGAGTTCTCTTTGGTCTACAGAGACATGGAAGGTATCTGGAGGAATGTTGGGGACGTTCCATGGAA AGAGTTTGTCGAAAGCGTGGATCGGATGAGAATTGCAAGAAGAAACCATGTTCTTCCTCCCTTTTAA
- the LOC104779419 gene encoding auxin-responsive protein IAA32-like isoform X3, with the protein MDPNTPADFFQGSSKFHTYYSHTKKGGGVIDLGLSLRTIQHETYLPSGQMIGVDGYGDLIDWSQTRYSSNTQLKSEETRNRRLSEEYYNDEKESRRKLNYVKVNLDGLVVGRKVCLLSQGNYSTLALQLDDMFGMQTTVSGLRLFQTESEFSLVYRDMEGIWRNVGDVPWK; encoded by the exons ATGGACCCAAACACACCTGCAGACTTCTTCCAAGGATCTTCCAAGTTTCACACATATTACTCACATACCAAGAAGGGTGGTGGGGTAATCGATCTAGGTCTCAGCCTTAGGACCATACAACATGAAACTTACCTCCCATCGGGACAAA TGATAGGTGTTGACGGGTATGGAGATCTCATAGACTGGTCGCAGACCAGATATAGCAGCAATACACAGCTGAAGAGTGAGGAAACTAGAAACCGAAGACTTTCTGAAGAATATTACAATGATGAAAAAGAGAGCAGAAGAAAATTGAATTATGTAAAGGTAAATCTAGATGGCCTAGTGGTGGGCCGCAAGGTTTGCCTTCTTAGTCAAGGAAATTACTCAACTCTTGCTCTTCAGCTTGACGATATGTTTG GGATGCAGACCACCGTGTCAGGACTGAGGCTGTTCCAGACTGAGTCTGAGTTCTCTTTGGTCTACAGAGACATGGAAGGTATCTGGAGGAATGTTGGGGACGTTCCATGGAAGTAA
- the LOC104779420 gene encoding receptor protein kinase-like protein ZAR1 produces the protein MLALLIIIVALLCNYNYIPHVTVSGLNDEGFALLTFKQSVHDDPTGSLSNWNSSDEDACSWNGVTCKELRVVSLSIPRKSLYGSLPSSLGFLSSLRHLNLRSNRFYGSLPVQLFELQGLQSLVLYGNSFDGSLSDEIGRLKLLQTLDLSQNLFNGSLPPSILQCSRLRTLDVSRNNLSGPLPDGFGSAFVSLEKLDLAFNQINGSIPSDIGNLSNLQGTADFSHNHFTGSIPPALGDLPEKVYIDLTFNNLSGPIPQTGALMNRGPTAFIGNTGLCGPPLKDLCPGYEPGLNASYPFIPSNNPPEDSDSNSEAKQKSSGLSKSAVIAIVLCDVIGICLVGLLFTYCYSKFCPCNRENQFGFDKESKKRAAECLCFRKDESETLSENVEHCDIVALDAQVVFNLEELLKASAFVLGKSGIGIVYKVVLENGLTLAVRRLGEGGSQRFKEFQTEVEAIGKLRHPNIAGLRAYYWSVDEKLLIYDYVPNGNLATALHGKPGMVTNAPLTWSERLRIVKGIATGLVYLHEFSPKKYVHGDLKPSNILIGQDMEPKISDFGLARLANIAGGSSPTIQSNRIIQTDQQPQERQQHHHKSVSSEFTAHSSSGSYYQAPETLKMVKPSQKWDVYSFGIILLELIAGKSPAMEVGTSEMDIVRLIQVCIEEKKPLCDVLDPCLDPEANKEDEIVAVLKIAISCVNSSPEKRPTMRHVSDTLDRLPVAGD, from the exons ATGTTGGCTTTGCTGATAATCATCGTTGCTCTTCTCTGCAACTACAACTACATCCCCCATGTGACTGTTAGTGGCTTAAACGACGAGGGCTTCGCGCTCCTAACGTTCAAGCAGAGCGTCCACGATGATCCTACCGGTTCCCTCAGCAATTGGAACTCATCGGACGAGGACGCATGTTCGTGGAACGGTGTTACTTGCAAAGAACTCAGGGTGGTGTCTCTAAGCATTCCAAGGaagagcctttacggttctcTCCCTTCGTCTCTAGGGTTTCTCTCCAGTCTCCGTCACTTGAATCTCCGGAGCAATAGGTTTTATGGGTCGTTGCCTGTTCAGCTTTTCGAGCTTCAAGGACTCCAAAGTTTAGTCCTTTACGGCAATTCCTTTGATGGGTCCTTGTCGGACGAGATCGGTAGGCTTAAGCTTCTTCAGACATTAGATTTGTCGCAGAACCTCTTCAACGGGTCGCTACCGCCTTCGATTCTGCAATGCAGCAGGTTGAGAACACTCGATGTCAGCCGCAACAATCTGTCTGGTCCTTTGCCTGATGGGTTTGGCTCAGCGTTCGTCTCTCTGGAGAAACTCGACCTCGCCTTCAACCAAATCAACGGTTCGATCCCTAGTGACATCGGAAACCTCTCTAATCTACAAGGAACTGCTGATTTCTCTCATAATCACTTCACCGGTTCAATCCCACCTGCGCTGGGAGATCTTCCTGAAAAGGTTTACATTGATCTCACTTTCAACAATCTCTCCGGTCCCATTCCTCAAACTGGTGCTCTTATGAACAGAGGACCAACGGCGTTTATCGGCAACACTGGGCTATGCGGCCCGCCATTGAAAGACCTTTGCCCAGGATATGAACCCGGCCTCAATGCCTCTTACCCTTTTATCCCAAGCAACAACCCGCCCGAAGATTCGGATAGCAACTCTGAAGCCAAACaaaagtcaagtggtttgagcaAAAGCGCCGTCATTGCCATTGTTCTCTGCGACGTTATAGGTATCTGCCTCGTGGGTTTGCTTTTCACTTACTGCTACTCAAAGTTCTGTCCTTGCAACCGCGAGAACCAGTTCGGATTCGATAAAGAATCCAAGAAAAGGGCTGCAGAATGTCTGTGTTTCCGGAAAGACGAATCTGAAACGCTATCTGAAAACGTAGAGCATTGCGACATTGTGGCCCTTGACGCTCAGGTAGTGTTTAACCTGGAGGAGCTACTAAAAGCGTCAGCCTTTGTTCTAGGGAAGAGCGGAATCGGGATTGTGTACAAAGTGGTTCTAGAGAACGGTCTCACACTGGCCGTCCGGAGATTAGGTGAAGGAGGGTCTCAGAGATTCAAGGAGTTTCAGACAGAAGTTGAAGCCATTGGGAAACTGAGACATCCTAACATTGCTGGTCTTCGAGCTTATTATTGGTCTGTGGATGAGAAGCTTCTCATCTACGACTATGTTCCCAACGGTAACCTCGCAACCGCCCTCCACG GAAAGCCAGGCATGGTGACTAATGCTCCCTTGACGTGGTCTGAACGGCTGAGGATAGTGAAAGGGATTGCGACAGGGCTTGTTTATCTCCATGAGTTCAGTCCAAAAAAATACGTCCATGGAGACCTCAAGCCCAGCAACATTCTCATCGGACAAGACATGGAACCTAAGATCTCTGATTTTGGACTTGCACGGTTGGCTAACATTGCTGGAGGTTCTTCTCCGACCATACAGTCTAACAGAATCATCCAAACGGATCAACAGCCGCAAGAGAGGCAACAACACCATCACAAGAGTGTATCTTCGGAGTTCACTGCTCACTCTTCGTCTGGATCCTACTACCAGGCACCCGAGACTCTCAAGATGGTAAAACCATCACAGAAGTGGGATGTTTACTCTTTTGGGATCATATTACTGGAACTGATAGCGGGTAAGTCTCCGGCAATGGAGGTGGGGACATCGGAAATGGATATAGTTCGATTGATACAAGTATGCATTGAGGAGAAGAAACCATTATGTGATGTTCTTGATCCTTGTTTGGATCCTGAGGCAAATAAGGAAGACGAGATTGTCGCTGTTCTCAAGATTGCGATCAGTTGCGTAAATAGCAGTCCAGAGAAAAGGCCTACCATGAGGCACGTTTCTGATACTCTCGACAGATTACCTGTGGCTGGCGATTGA